A part of Desulfobacter sp. genomic DNA contains:
- a CDS encoding transporter substrate-binding domain-containing protein, whose product MKPGLKWMAVLAAAIVCWGQAVWAGALVWATDDTPDGRYVVGGGGAFAADKPGIEIELYRMVAEKLNLDVRFIRMPWNHCLRRLENNTVDGVFPASFKPERLKYGVFPMTSGRVDPSRRTRDNAYSLYKLKGNAIGWDGSELVNVTGKVGVPTGWRIAGEMIPRYNFIVEDTINANVPNLLVYGRLQGYICLETVFDVYLARRPAFYANIVKVRPPVSRNPYYLMLSNQFFSRHPGTAEKIWDTVRDIRRSPAYDALVSSYLD is encoded by the coding sequence ATGAAACCGGGTTTAAAATGGATGGCAGTGCTGGCGGCGGCAATTGTTTGCTGGGGCCAGGCGGTATGGGCCGGTGCCCTGGTCTGGGCGACGGATGATACACCGGACGGCCGGTATGTCGTGGGGGGCGGAGGGGCGTTTGCGGCGGATAAACCCGGGATTGAAATTGAATTATACCGGATGGTTGCCGAAAAGCTGAATCTGGATGTCCGTTTCATACGGATGCCATGGAACCATTGCCTCCGCCGCCTGGAAAATAACACTGTGGACGGGGTATTCCCGGCCAGTTTCAAACCGGAACGGCTAAAATACGGGGTATTTCCCATGACATCCGGCCGTGTGGATCCCAGCCGCAGGACCCGTGATAATGCCTATTCCCTTTATAAGTTAAAGGGCAATGCCATCGGCTGGGACGGATCGGAGCTGGTCAATGTGACAGGAAAGGTCGGGGTCCCCACGGGATGGCGTATTGCGGGCGAAATGATCCCCCGGTACAATTTCATTGTGGAAGACACCATCAATGCCAATGTTCCTAATCTGCTGGTTTACGGCCGGCTTCAGGGGTATATCTGCCTGGAAACCGTTTTTGATGTCTATCTTGCCCGCCGGCCCGCATTTTACGCCAATATTGTCAAAGTTCGTCCGCCGGTGAGCCGCAATCCCTATTACCTGATGCTGTCCAACCAGTTTTTCTCCCGGCATCCCGGAACTGCTGAAAAAATCTGGGATACGGTCAGGGATATCCGCCGGAGCCCTGCCTATGACGCCCTTGTAAGTTCCTATCTGGATTGA
- a CDS encoding TetR/AcrR family transcriptional regulator, translating to MNESNRKRIIKEAIACIAQNSNAGLDEIAEAAGVGRATLYRYFKSRADLLTELKLSAGKQLQDAVGPVFDSSAGARDKLVRCATLMVPLGASLNVSSYFGKPFKEKDEDPRVAANFEHHLAQVRQLCLALKAEGAILKQPPVVWLVKVLTSLVFAAWEAVESGDIAPKQAPWLVLETFLGGYGTPDTINWFNELKDAKI from the coding sequence ATGAACGAATCCAATAGAAAACGAATCATCAAAGAGGCCATCGCCTGTATCGCCCAGAACAGCAATGCCGGGCTGGATGAAATCGCCGAGGCAGCAGGGGTGGGCCGGGCAACCCTGTACCGCTATTTTAAATCCAGGGCTGACCTTTTAACGGAATTGAAATTGAGTGCCGGGAAACAGCTTCAGGATGCGGTGGGCCCGGTGTTTGACTCTTCGGCCGGTGCCAGGGATAAACTGGTCCGCTGTGCCACCCTCATGGTGCCTTTGGGCGCCAGCCTCAACGTTTCCTCCTATTTTGGTAAACCCTTTAAGGAAAAAGATGAGGACCCCAGGGTGGCGGCAAATTTTGAACACCATCTGGCCCAGGTCAGGCAGCTCTGCCTGGCGCTCAAGGCGGAAGGGGCGATTTTAAAACAGCCGCCGGTGGTCTGGCTGGTGAAAGTACTCACCAGCCTGGTTTTTGCGGCCTGGGAAGCCGTGGAAAGCGGGGATATTGCGCCCAAGCAGGCCCCCTGGCTGGTATTGGAAACATTTTTAGGCGGCTACGGCACGCCGGATACCATCAATTGGTTCAACGAGTTAAAGGACGCGAAGATATGA
- a CDS encoding efflux RND transporter periplasmic adaptor subunit yields the protein MKAKKTWKLTVFGVLFCLAVGLIWQWDLVDRHFVAAAVGKDAGIAGKGQVDIPEKALKTVGVVRPRPVTGEILDSFPGRARAGTQATLFFRVSAPLAHIHAHPGDRVHKGDILLELDDRDYRRQVSVVQSKLKSARANLLKMQTGARPEDVKILNANLAAARADLDLARKQLERHEILYKNQAVTEQAYDRAKTSVQGLESRVAALEEQLVRDTKGARKEDIMAAHAGIEELNVQLAIAKDRLEDTRLAAPFDGVVTRRIPNTHEMVAAGAPVMMLDDISRLEIPVDVPENLVRRVLALKAGANFTAFFLTAGDRPYPARLTEYSSRADQATGTYEFVFSVSPDPGDMIFPGMTAEIRVATARNTDQSRGLAVPLQSLMGVAGNTAHVFRVNPETQKTERRAVTFETLSGSREVNVLSGLSREDLVVDRGAAFIRQGETVKFELSATQGAM from the coding sequence ATGAAAGCAAAGAAGACATGGAAACTGACCGTTTTCGGAGTTCTGTTCTGCCTGGCAGTGGGGCTGATCTGGCAATGGGATCTTGTGGACAGGCATTTTGTTGCAGCAGCAGTGGGCAAGGATGCCGGAATTGCCGGTAAGGGGCAGGTTGACATTCCGGAAAAAGCCTTGAAAACCGTGGGGGTGGTCCGGCCCAGGCCCGTGACTGGAGAGATCCTGGATTCTTTTCCCGGGCGGGCCCGTGCAGGTACCCAGGCCACATTATTTTTCAGGGTTTCCGCTCCCCTGGCCCATATCCATGCCCATCCCGGGGACCGGGTACATAAGGGAGATATCCTTCTTGAACTGGACGACAGGGATTACCGCCGCCAGGTAAGTGTGGTTCAAAGCAAGCTCAAATCCGCCAGGGCCAACCTGTTGAAAATGCAAACCGGCGCCCGGCCCGAGGATGTGAAAATCCTCAATGCCAACCTGGCTGCGGCCCGGGCCGACCTGGACCTGGCCAGAAAACAGTTGGAACGCCATGAGATACTATATAAGAACCAGGCCGTGACCGAGCAGGCCTATGACCGGGCCAAAACCAGTGTCCAGGGCCTTGAGTCCAGGGTGGCGGCTCTGGAAGAACAATTGGTCCGGGACACCAAAGGGGCCAGAAAAGAAGACATCATGGCCGCCCATGCCGGCATTGAAGAACTCAACGTCCAGCTGGCCATTGCCAAAGACCGCCTGGAAGATACACGGCTGGCCGCCCCTTTTGACGGGGTGGTTACCCGGAGGATTCCCAATACCCATGAAATGGTGGCCGCCGGTGCGCCGGTGATGATGCTGGACGATATCTCCCGGCTTGAAATCCCTGTGGATGTGCCTGAAAACCTGGTTCGCCGGGTGCTGGCCCTGAAGGCGGGTGCCAATTTCACCGCGTTTTTTCTCACCGCAGGAGACCGCCCATACCCGGCCCGGCTCACGGAATATTCCAGCCGGGCCGACCAGGCCACAGGCACCTATGAATTTGTCTTCTCAGTCTCACCGGACCCCGGGGATATGATTTTCCCCGGCATGACCGCTGAAATTCGTGTGGCCACGGCCCGGAATACGGACCAGTCAAGGGGACTGGCCGTGCCCCTCCAGAGCCTGATGGGGGTGGCGGGAAACACCGCCCATGTTTTTAGGGTGAACCCGGAAACACAAAAAACGGAGCGCCGGGCCGTAACCTTTGAGACCCTGTCCGGCTCCCGTGAGGTGAATGTATTGTCCGGGCTTTCCAGGGAAGACCTGGTGGTGGACCGCGGTGCCGCTTTCATCCGCCAGGGGGAAACCGTGAAATTTGAACTTTCCGCAACCCAGGGGGCGATGTAA
- a CDS encoding efflux RND transporter permease subunit yields the protein MKFAQAVLSTRIISILLSAIVAVAGIITYQKLGRLAYPDFTIKTALIATAYPGASPLEVEEEVTDKIEQAVQSLGQLDYVKSISKEGLSIVYAEIKPEYDSETIPQIWDELRRKVGDTAAYLPPGAGPPMVNDDFGDVYGVYFAVSGKGFSPRELKDYAKYLKKELLLVDEVAKIDIWGDQPEVIYVEFSRARLSQLGISPDMIFATLASQNTVTPAGKVKHGPEYIRFSTTGDISGEQTIADLYIAGAGGKLFRLGDIARVYRGYKEPASNQMLFNGNPAVGLGVSTEKGGNVVRMGAAVMDRIQELESMKPKGMSLDIINFQASRVTESLDEFMVNLAEAVAIVIILLLFFMGLRAGLLIGAVLILTILATFICMFMADVTLQLISLGALVLALGLLVDNAIVVTDVYLIRLARGDEKDQAARTAIQSTMWPLLGATLVAVMAFVPVGLNPSAAGEFCRSLFFVLAVSLGLSWVFALTITPVLCIKFLNPSEDTGKDPYDTPFYRKFRRLLHGCIQRRWLTLAVLIAMLAAALAGFKAVPKSFFPESTRNQFFVDYWRAEGTHISEVKADLEKIGAYVRSLEGVEQVTAFVGEGSLRFVLNYDYQSPNTSYGQLLVQVHDYKSVEGLLPEIRSYIAEKFPESEFKAQRFKEGPPVPYAVEARFRGPDIAALRKVADQAKERLHTIPSAVNIRDDWRQPVKVLNPVFTETRGRRTGITRADVSSAFDWNFSGVTVGLYREKDEMIAIVSRPPSAERGAVDQFRQMQVFSSALGKYIPLEQVVEKLELTEEYPLIRRRNRMPTITVQCDPAWGQAEQLEAIVRPMFESMDLPPGVSLEWGGESEESAESQAAIKSLFPVCLLGMFFLVVCLFNGVREAAVIFLCIPFAFVGVTLGLLAFGLPFGFMAILGFLGLTGMLVKNAIVLLDQVKADMGEGKPRYQAVLDASISRLRPVCMAAGTTILGMAPLLFHPFFAAMAATIMGGLLVATGLTLLVVPVLYSLFFRIPKAEMTI from the coding sequence ATGAAATTTGCACAGGCCGTACTTTCCACGCGGATTATCAGTATCCTGCTCTCCGCCATCGTGGCGGTGGCAGGCATCATCACCTACCAGAAGCTGGGCCGGCTGGCCTATCCTGATTTCACCATCAAAACGGCCCTCATCGCCACGGCCTATCCCGGGGCCTCGCCCCTGGAGGTGGAGGAAGAGGTCACCGATAAAATCGAGCAGGCCGTCCAGAGCCTGGGACAGCTTGACTATGTGAAATCCATCTCCAAGGAAGGGCTTTCCATTGTCTATGCGGAAATCAAGCCGGAGTACGATTCCGAGACCATCCCCCAGATCTGGGACGAACTGCGGCGCAAGGTCGGCGATACCGCCGCCTATCTGCCCCCCGGGGCCGGCCCGCCCATGGTCAATGACGATTTCGGCGATGTATACGGGGTTTATTTTGCCGTGTCCGGCAAGGGCTTTTCTCCCAGGGAACTCAAGGATTACGCCAAATACCTGAAAAAAGAACTGCTTCTGGTGGATGAAGTGGCCAAGATAGACATTTGGGGAGACCAGCCCGAGGTCATCTATGTGGAATTTTCCAGGGCCCGCCTCTCCCAGCTGGGGATTTCCCCGGACATGATTTTTGCCACCCTGGCGTCCCAGAATACGGTAACCCCTGCGGGCAAGGTCAAGCATGGCCCTGAATATATCCGCTTTTCCACCACCGGCGACATTTCCGGGGAACAAACCATTGCCGACCTCTATATTGCCGGGGCCGGGGGCAAGCTCTTCCGGCTGGGGGATATCGCCCGGGTATACCGGGGCTACAAGGAGCCGGCCTCCAATCAGATGCTTTTCAACGGTAATCCGGCCGTTGGCCTTGGGGTGTCCACGGAAAAAGGGGGCAATGTGGTGCGCATGGGCGCTGCGGTGATGGACCGCATCCAGGAACTGGAATCCATGAAACCCAAAGGCATGTCCCTGGATATCATCAACTTCCAGGCCTCACGGGTGACCGAATCCCTGGATGAATTTATGGTCAACCTGGCCGAGGCCGTTGCCATCGTTATCATCCTGCTCCTTTTTTTCATGGGACTGCGGGCCGGGCTTCTCATCGGCGCCGTGCTGATTCTGACCATCCTGGCCACCTTTATCTGTATGTTTATGGCCGATGTTACCCTCCAGCTCATTTCCCTGGGGGCCCTGGTGCTGGCCCTGGGACTGCTGGTGGACAACGCCATCGTAGTCACCGATGTCTACCTCATCCGCCTGGCCCGGGGGGATGAAAAGGACCAGGCCGCCCGAACCGCCATTCAATCCACCATGTGGCCCCTGCTGGGGGCGACCTTGGTGGCTGTGATGGCCTTTGTGCCTGTGGGGCTGAACCCCAGTGCCGCCGGTGAATTCTGCCGCAGCCTCTTTTTTGTCCTGGCCGTTTCACTGGGCCTGAGCTGGGTCTTTGCCCTGACCATCACCCCGGTGCTCTGCATAAAATTTTTAAACCCGTCTGAGGATACGGGTAAAGATCCCTATGATACGCCTTTTTACCGGAAATTCAGGCGGTTACTCCATGGGTGCATCCAGCGCAGATGGCTCACTCTGGCCGTTTTGATTGCCATGCTGGCCGCAGCCCTGGCCGGATTCAAAGCCGTACCCAAGTCCTTTTTCCCTGAATCCACCCGGAACCAGTTTTTTGTGGATTATTGGCGGGCAGAGGGCACCCATATCAGTGAAGTGAAAGCCGATCTTGAAAAGATCGGTGCTTATGTCCGCAGCCTTGAGGGGGTTGAACAGGTGACCGCCTTTGTGGGGGAGGGGTCCCTGCGTTTTGTACTCAACTACGATTACCAGTCTCCGAACACCAGCTACGGCCAGCTTCTGGTCCAAGTCCATGATTATAAATCCGTGGAAGGGCTGCTGCCGGAAATCAGATCCTATATTGCAGAAAAGTTCCCAGAGTCCGAATTCAAGGCCCAGCGATTTAAAGAGGGGCCGCCGGTGCCCTATGCCGTGGAGGCCCGGTTCAGGGGACCGGACATCGCAGCCCTTCGCAAGGTCGCGGACCAGGCCAAGGAGAGGCTCCATACAATCCCTTCTGCCGTAAATATCCGGGATGACTGGCGCCAGCCCGTGAAAGTCCTCAATCCGGTATTCACCGAAACCCGGGGCCGCCGCACCGGCATCACCCGGGCCGATGTCAGCAGTGCCTTTGACTGGAATTTTTCCGGGGTTACCGTGGGACTCTACCGGGAAAAGGACGAGATGATCGCCATTGTTTCCAGGCCGCCGTCAGCGGAACGGGGCGCGGTGGATCAGTTTCGGCAGATGCAGGTATTCAGTTCCGCTCTCGGGAAATACATCCCCCTGGAGCAGGTGGTGGAAAAGCTGGAACTCACCGAAGAATATCCATTGATCCGGCGCCGGAACCGCATGCCCACCATTACGGTGCAGTGTGATCCGGCCTGGGGCCAGGCCGAGCAGCTTGAGGCCATTGTCCGCCCCATGTTCGAATCCATGGACCTGCCCCCGGGTGTCTCACTGGAGTGGGGCGGGGAATCGGAGGAGAGTGCCGAAAGCCAGGCCGCCATTAAATCCTTGTTTCCGGTCTGTCTGCTGGGCATGTTTTTCCTGGTGGTCTGCCTCTTTAACGGGGTAAGGGAGGCGGCGGTGATCTTCCTGTGCATTCCCTTTGCCTTTGTGGGGGTTACCCTGGGGCTGCTGGCCTTCGGCCTCCCCTTCGGGTTCATGGCCATCCTGGGCTTTCTCGGGCTCACCGGGATGCTGGTGAAAAACGCCATTGTCCTTCTGGACCAGGTCAAGGCGGACATGGGGGAGGGAAAGCCCCGGTATCAGGCTGTTCTGGATGCCTCCATCAGCCGCCTCCGTCCCGTGTGCATGGCCGCCGGCACCACCATCCTGGGCATGGCACCCTTGCTGTTTCATCCTTTTTTTGCCGCCATGGCCGCCACCATCATGGGCGGCCTGCTGGTGGCCACAGGGCTGACCCTGCTTGTGGTCCCCGTGCTCTATTCCCTGTTTTTCAGGATCCCAAAGGCTGAAATGACAATTTAG
- a CDS encoding AMP-binding protein codes for MKDSRNLLECLYHWEKHDPDRRFMTQPMGGGDANLKSWTWKETADEARRMASYLKGLDFPAGSHIALCSKNCAHWILADLAIWMAGHVSIPIFPVLTPDIVAYILEHSESKLLFVGKVDPVWEEMKKGVPEGMPQIAFPLAPASTHPKWDDIIAGQPPLADPVPRDPDEIATIMYTSGSTGTPKGVMMNFGAMNASAKGICNYLDSRPQDRLLSYLPLSHTMERWLMECQGLYIGFQLFFAESLDTFLADLQRAGPTLFLSVPRLWLKFQLGVFEKIPPKKLDLLLRIPVLSGLIKKKILTGLGLNQVRFAGSGSAPIPKEILEWYRRLGLELLEGYGMTENMSYSHCSRPGQIRAGYIGAPYPDVQQRISEAGEVLVKSPGNMVGYYKMPEKTAETFTEDGFIKTGDMGELDELRRLKITGRIKELFKTSKGKFVAPAPIENRINIHPRVESSCVAGSGCSAPFGVVMLSAASRSELAAAGGKPAVEADLKDHLATVNDALLPHEKLAFLAVAKDEWSPENGFLTPTMKLKRARLEETYSKFAEEWFHQSRPVVWEA; via the coding sequence ATGAAAGACAGCCGCAACCTGCTGGAATGCCTTTACCACTGGGAAAAGCATGATCCGGACCGCAGATTCATGACCCAGCCCATGGGCGGGGGGGACGCCAACCTGAAATCCTGGACCTGGAAAGAGACCGCGGATGAGGCACGGCGCATGGCAAGCTATCTCAAGGGCCTGGATTTTCCGGCCGGGAGTCACATCGCCCTCTGCTCAAAAAACTGCGCCCACTGGATCCTGGCGGATCTGGCCATATGGATGGCAGGTCATGTCAGCATCCCCATTTTTCCGGTCCTTACCCCGGATATCGTGGCCTATATCCTGGAACATTCCGAATCAAAGCTGCTCTTTGTCGGCAAGGTGGATCCGGTATGGGAGGAGATGAAAAAAGGGGTTCCCGAGGGTATGCCCCAAATCGCCTTTCCCCTGGCGCCGGCCAGCACCCATCCCAAGTGGGATGATATTATCGCCGGCCAGCCGCCCCTGGCGGATCCGGTCCCCCGGGATCCCGATGAGATTGCCACCATCATGTATACCTCAGGCAGCACGGGCACGCCCAAGGGGGTGATGATGAATTTCGGCGCCATGAACGCCAGTGCAAAAGGCATCTGCAACTATCTGGACAGCCGCCCCCAGGACCGTCTCCTTTCTTACCTGCCCCTCTCCCACACCATGGAACGGTGGCTGATGGAATGCCAGGGGCTGTATATCGGATTTCAGCTGTTTTTCGCCGAAAGCCTGGACACCTTTCTGGCGGATCTTCAGCGGGCGGGCCCCACCCTTTTTCTCTCGGTACCCAGGCTCTGGCTGAAATTCCAACTGGGGGTATTTGAAAAAATACCGCCCAAAAAACTGGATCTTCTGCTGAGAATTCCCGTCCTCAGCGGCCTGATCAAAAAGAAAATCCTCACCGGCCTGGGCCTCAATCAGGTGCGCTTTGCCGGTTCCGGTTCCGCCCCCATCCCCAAGGAAATCCTGGAGTGGTACCGGCGGCTGGGGCTGGAACTGCTTGAAGGGTACGGGATGACCGAAAACATGTCCTATTCCCACTGCAGCAGGCCCGGTCAAATACGGGCGGGGTATATTGGCGCCCCTTACCCCGATGTCCAGCAGCGGATCAGCGAGGCCGGCGAAGTACTGGTCAAAAGTCCCGGAAATATGGTCGGGTATTATAAAATGCCTGAAAAAACCGCAGAGACATTCACCGAAGACGGGTTTATCAAAACAGGGGACATGGGGGAGCTGGACGAACTGAGGCGGCTTAAAATCACCGGCCGGATCAAGGAATTGTTCAAAACCTCCAAGGGAAAATTCGTGGCCCCGGCCCCCATAGAAAACAGGATCAACATCCATCCCCGGGTGGAGTCCTCCTGTGTGGCCGGTTCGGGCTGTTCGGCCCCCTTCGGGGTTGTCATGCTTTCGGCTGCATCCAGATCGGAACTGGCTGCCGCCGGGGGGAAGCCGGCGGTTGAAGCGGATTTAAAAGACCATCTGGCAACCGTCAACGATGCCCTGCTCCCCCATGAAAAACTGGCCTTCCTTGCGGTGGCAAAGGATGAATGGTCACCGGAGAACGGATTCCTCACCCCCACCATGAAACTGAAACGGGCCCGCCTGGAAGAAACCTACTCCAAATTCGCAGAGGAGTGGTTCCACCAAAGCAGACCCGTTGTCTGGGAGGCCTGA
- a CDS encoding GNAT family N-acetyltransferase: MNIELETDRLTLRMPQMSDQQFFINLYGNPDVMKHIPPKGQPSTKNEAIQRLETLIAHWRQNGYGMFVLELKAPRSPVGYCGLRYLKETGNLELGYIIDRPHWGMGIASEAAMKCLRFAKESLNTDRIISVTNPGNSGSQKILTKMGFQRCENMDGIYHGMHHHFFVLKFN, translated from the coding sequence ATGAACATAGAACTTGAAACAGATAGACTGACACTTCGCATGCCCCAGATGTCGGATCAACAGTTTTTCATCAACCTTTACGGGAATCCAGATGTTATGAAGCATATCCCCCCTAAAGGCCAACCGAGCACTAAAAACGAAGCCATACAAAGACTTGAGACCCTCATCGCCCATTGGAGGCAAAACGGATACGGGATGTTTGTTCTTGAGTTGAAAGCCCCCCGCTCTCCTGTGGGGTATTGTGGGCTGCGGTATCTTAAAGAAACCGGGAATTTAGAACTCGGCTATATCATTGATCGGCCCCATTGGGGTATGGGCATCGCATCTGAAGCCGCCATGAAATGCCTTAGGTTTGCAAAAGAATCATTAAACACAGACCGGATTATATCCGTTACCAATCCAGGTAATTCAGGCTCCCAAAAAATTCTTACAAAAATGGGATTCCAGCGGTGTGAAAATATGGATGGAATTTACCACGGCATGCACCACCATTTTTTTGTTCTTAAATTCAATTAA
- a CDS encoding sigma-54-dependent Fis family transcriptional regulator, which translates to MHKSLTHEQRSFFSQIRNAVTANPFSRERTDIDLRITGLPRGTGTDERLGGMVREITAGFSTLEGGKADIRQYRGEDSLILRAAVLFVFFHLFLERFDHHIRAQIKAGDTPIKAGFADKAIEFLMQHGFDREMAVYYFALSFQLRRAFFFIDKNIKGQCPSMVRLKASLWNNVFTNSLEIYDAHLWNRMDDFSTLILGETGTGKGAVASAIGRSGYIPFDPETGRFKESFNRAFLSLNLSQYAEGLIESELFGHKKGAFTGAVHDREGIFDRASPHGAIFLDEIGEVSIPVQIKLLKVLEERTYFPVGGYEPRQFRGRIIAATNRSVEDIAGGKILRQDFFYRLCSDMILMPPLRRRFKEDPNEMDELLSFTIEKILGTSSRNLNDMVKGAVARHPGRHYTWPGNVREFAQCVRSILLNHRYKSILDPAPGEWEGPGNGFHSRVRKGELDAAGLIRGYCHTLYQTAGTYGEVARITRLDWRTVKKHILEWETKKSGK; encoded by the coding sequence ATGCATAAATCCCTCACCCATGAACAGCGCAGTTTTTTTTCACAGATCAGGAACGCGGTTACAGCCAACCCATTCAGCCGGGAACGGACGGACATCGACCTGAGGATCACGGGGCTCCCCCGGGGAACGGGTACTGATGAACGGCTCGGGGGAATGGTCAGGGAAATCACGGCAGGGTTCAGCACCCTTGAAGGCGGCAAGGCGGATATCCGGCAGTACCGGGGGGAGGACAGCCTCATCCTGAGGGCGGCCGTCCTCTTTGTATTTTTCCATCTCTTTCTGGAACGGTTCGACCACCACATCCGGGCCCAGATTAAAGCCGGGGACACCCCCATCAAGGCAGGATTTGCAGACAAGGCCATTGAATTCCTCATGCAACACGGATTTGACAGGGAAATGGCCGTCTATTATTTTGCCCTGAGCTTCCAGCTGCGCCGGGCCTTTTTCTTCATAGACAAAAACATCAAGGGGCAATGCCCCTCCATGGTCCGTCTGAAGGCCTCTTTGTGGAACAATGTATTTACCAACAGCCTTGAAATCTACGATGCCCATCTTTGGAACCGGATGGATGATTTTTCCACCCTCATCCTGGGAGAAACCGGTACGGGCAAGGGGGCGGTGGCCTCGGCCATCGGCCGGTCAGGATATATCCCCTTTGACCCGGAGACCGGCCGGTTTAAGGAGAGCTTCAACCGTGCCTTCCTCTCCCTGAACCTCTCCCAGTATGCCGAGGGGCTCATTGAATCCGAGCTTTTCGGCCATAAAAAAGGGGCATTTACCGGTGCGGTCCACGACCGGGAGGGGATATTTGACAGGGCCAGCCCCCACGGGGCCATTTTCCTGGACGAAATCGGGGAGGTTTCCATCCCGGTTCAGATCAAACTGCTCAAGGTATTGGAAGAGCGGACCTATTTCCCTGTGGGCGGGTACGAGCCCAGGCAGTTCAGGGGGCGGATTATTGCAGCCACCAACCGGTCCGTGGAAGACATTGCCGGCGGAAAAATCCTCAGGCAGGATTTCTTTTACCGCCTCTGCTCTGACATGATCCTTATGCCGCCCCTGCGCCGTCGCTTCAAAGAAGATCCCAATGAAATGGACGAACTGCTCTCCTTTACCATTGAAAAAATTCTGGGCACCTCTTCCAGGAATCTGAACGATATGGTCAAAGGAGCGGTGGCCCGGCACCCGGGCCGTCACTATACCTGGCCGGGCAACGTGAGAGAGTTTGCCCAATGCGTGCGCAGCATCCTGCTCAACCACCGCTATAAAAGCATTCTCGACCCGGCACCCGGGGAATGGGAGGGTCCCGGCAACGGCTTCCACAGCCGGGTCCGGAAAGGGGAACTGGATGCGGCCGGCCTCATCCGGGGCTATTGCCACACCCTCTACCAGACCGCCGGCACCTACGGGGAAGTGGCCAGGATCACCCGGCTGGACTGGCGCACCGTAAAAAAACACATCCTGGAATGGGAAACAAAAAAAAGCGGTAAATAA